Part of the Candidatus Methylacidiphilales bacterium genome is shown below.
ACCTGCCAATATAGGCATTGAGCCAAGTCAGTTGTGGCTCTATGTATCTATTGAAAAACAAAGCCTAATGTTATTAGAGGGGATTGTCGTTAAAAAACAATACCAAATATCAACATCAAAATTTGGTATTGGTAATCAGCAAGGTAGTTATAAAACCCCGACTGGCTGGCACGAAATTGCAGAATGCATAGGTCATCATGCTTCTCTTGGTGAAATTTTTAAATCAAGAATAAGTACCGGGCAATTGTATAGTAATGCAACTGAGAAGAACGAGGATAGTATTACGACAAGAATACTTTGGCTACGAGGGTTGGAACATGGTTTAAATGT
Proteins encoded:
- a CDS encoding L,D-transpeptidase, with product MISFFPLPANIGIEPSQLWLYVSIEKQSLMLLEGIVVKKQYQISTSKFGIGNQQGSYKTPTGWHEIAECIGHHASLGEIFKSRISTGQLYSNATEKNEDSITTRILWLRGLEHGLNVGEGIDSYDRFIYIHGTNQEQLIGTPASFGCVRMGNSDIAEMFPIVNVKMLVLISQ